In the Haliaeetus albicilla chromosome 7, bHalAlb1.1, whole genome shotgun sequence genome, one interval contains:
- the LOC104318771 gene encoding somatotropin yields the protein MPLSNLFANAVLRAQHLHLLAAETYKEFERTYIPEDQRHANKNSQAAFCYSETIPAPTGKDDAQQKSDMELLRFSLVLIQSWLTPVQYLSKVFTNNLVFGTSDRVYEKLKDLEEGIQALMRELEDRSPRGPQILKPTYDKFDIHLRNEDALLKNYGLLSCFKKDLHKVETYLKVMKCRRYGEGNCTV from the exons ATGCCCCTTTCCAACCTGTTTGCCAATGCTGTGCTGAGGGCTCAGCACCTCCACCTCCTGGCTGCGGAGACATACAAAGAGTTC GAACGCACCTATATTCCAGAGGACCAAAGACATGCCAACAAAAATTCCCAGGCAGCATTTTGTTACTCTGAAACCATCCCTGCTCCCACGGGGAAGGATGATGCCCAGCAGAAATCG gACATGGAGCTCCTTCGGTTTTCACTGGTTCTCATCCAGTCCTGGCTGACCCCAGTGCAATACCTAAGCAAGGTGTTCACAAATAATCTGGTTTTTGGCACCTCAGACAGAGTGTATGAAAAACTAAAGGACCTGGAAGAAGGGATCCAAGCTCTGATGAGG GAGCTGGAGGACCGGAGCCCACGGGGTCCCCAGATCCTCAAACCCACCTACGACAAATTCGACATCCACCTGCGCAACGAGGACGCCCTGCTGAAGAACTACGGCTTGCTCTCCTGCTTCAAGAAGGACCTGCACAAGGTGGAGACCTACCTGAAGGTGATGAAGTGCCGGCGCTACGGCGAGGGAAACTGCACCGTTTGA
- the RDM1 gene encoding RAD52 motif-containing protein 1 isoform X1, with product MAEVVEFRVPAGSGQTLLVWGLEPEPGLEHSLFSAFSKFGLLYSARARRNAAVAGPGYYAIIKFYSAGDASRAQRMCNGQRLFQKSPLKVCVCTKQKGFQQQVLALNSSKCQELANHYLGFNGWSSRIITLQNVSGFDGENEELGKTLQKRSVKYLCAVEVTLPNHGVCTRGVALGEADVENGEDPLEFVTATRRVQKLAVGKALSSAFQKILLIVLENGKVVVEYNSSQEKPTDFLTEEELKGLVQVNELSLEQFDLKEEEVLSDLSFDDELPSWEMPSD from the exons ATGGCGGAGGTGGTGGAGTTCCGGGTGCCCGCGGGGAGCGGGCAGACGCTGCTGGTCTGGGGGCTGGAGCCGGAGCCGGGCCTGGAG cattccctgttttcagcattttccaaaTTTGGGCTGCTCTACTCTGCGCGAGCACgcagaaatgctgctgtggCAGGGCCTGGGTATTACGCCATCATCAAGTTTTATTCAGCTGGAGATGCCAGCAGAGCCCAGCGCATGTGCAATGGGCAAAGGCTGTTTCAGAAATCTCCCTTGAAG GTTTGTGTTTGCACCAAGCAGAAAGGGTTTCAGCAACAAGTCCTTGCTCTCAACAGCAGCAAGTGCCAGGAGCTGGCCAACCACTACCTTGGCTTTAACGGCTGGTCCAGTCGCATCATCACA CTGCAGAATGTATCTGGCTTTGATGGTGAGAATGAGGAACTGGGAAAGACATTACAGAAGCGATCTGTGAAATACTTGTGTGCTGTAGAGGTGACGCTGCCCAACCATGGGGTATGTACCAGGGGAGTTGCCCTTGGTGAAGCAGATGTAGAAAATGGTGAAG ATCCTCTTGAGTTTGTCACAGCCACAAGAAGAGTTCAGAAACTTGCAGTCGGGAAAGCTTTGTCTAGTGCCTTTCAGAAGATACTTCTCATAGTCTTGG AGAATGGGAAAGTGGTCGTGGAGTACAATTCCTCCCAAGAGAAGCCCACAGACTTCCTAACAGAAGAGGAACTGAAGGGGCTTGTTCAG gTCAATGAATTGTCCTTGGAACAGTTTGACCTCAAAGAAGAAGAAGTTTTGTCTGATCTCAGTTTTGATGATGAGCTCCCTAGCTGGGAGATGCCATCTGATTAG
- the RDM1 gene encoding RAD52 motif-containing protein 1 isoform X2, whose translation MAEVVEFRVPAGSGQTLLVWGLEPEPGLEHSLFSAFSKFGLLYSARARRNAAVAGPGYYAIIKFYSAGDASRAQRMCNGQRLFQKSPLKVCVCTKQKGFQQQVLALNSSKCQELANHYLGFNGWSSRIITLQNVSGFDGENEELGKTLQKRSVKYLCAVEVTLPNHGVCTRGVALGEADVENGEDPLEFVTATRRVQKLAVGKALSSAFQKILLIVLENGKVVVEYNSSQEKPTDFLTEEELKGLVQAPSSLRGRGTDRNSEGLA comes from the exons ATGGCGGAGGTGGTGGAGTTCCGGGTGCCCGCGGGGAGCGGGCAGACGCTGCTGGTCTGGGGGCTGGAGCCGGAGCCGGGCCTGGAG cattccctgttttcagcattttccaaaTTTGGGCTGCTCTACTCTGCGCGAGCACgcagaaatgctgctgtggCAGGGCCTGGGTATTACGCCATCATCAAGTTTTATTCAGCTGGAGATGCCAGCAGAGCCCAGCGCATGTGCAATGGGCAAAGGCTGTTTCAGAAATCTCCCTTGAAG GTTTGTGTTTGCACCAAGCAGAAAGGGTTTCAGCAACAAGTCCTTGCTCTCAACAGCAGCAAGTGCCAGGAGCTGGCCAACCACTACCTTGGCTTTAACGGCTGGTCCAGTCGCATCATCACA CTGCAGAATGTATCTGGCTTTGATGGTGAGAATGAGGAACTGGGAAAGACATTACAGAAGCGATCTGTGAAATACTTGTGTGCTGTAGAGGTGACGCTGCCCAACCATGGGGTATGTACCAGGGGAGTTGCCCTTGGTGAAGCAGATGTAGAAAATGGTGAAG ATCCTCTTGAGTTTGTCACAGCCACAAGAAGAGTTCAGAAACTTGCAGTCGGGAAAGCTTTGTCTAGTGCCTTTCAGAAGATACTTCTCATAGTCTTGG AGAATGGGAAAGTGGTCGTGGAGTACAATTCCTCCCAAGAGAAGCCCACAGACTTCCTAACAGAAGAGGAACTGAAGGGGCTTGTTCAG GCACCTTCCAGCCTGAGAGGAAGAGGAACAGACAGGAATTCGGAAGGGCTTGCTTGA